A region of Acidisarcina sp. DNA encodes the following proteins:
- the carA gene encoding glutamine-hydrolyzing carbamoyl-phosphate synthase small subunit has product MNPLDGEAMQAILALEDGRIFRGEGYGAKGECSGEVVFNTSLTGYQEIFTDPSYAGQIVVLTNPQIGNYGTNSADNEAARPFIEGLVTREFSPISSNWRSELVADEYLERSKIPIISEIDTRALVRHLRTYGVMRGVIATFEDGATVDSDALVAKARAIRKMDGTDLAKVVTTKASYDWTPTDPRNHDSSQDANRGSVVSAAKDERPELHVVAYDFGIKYNILRMLTREGCRVTVVPAQTSPEDVLALNPDGIFLSNGPGDPEPVTYAQESIRRLAGKKPIFGICLGHQLIGLALGGKTYKLKFGHHGGNHPVQHVPSGKVEITAHNHNFAVDPDSINQSEVELTHVDLNDNTLEGLRHKSLPLFSVQYHPEASPGPHDSNYLFHDFRKMMEEWKK; this is encoded by the coding sequence ATGAATCCACTCGACGGAGAAGCGATGCAGGCGATTCTTGCGCTCGAAGACGGGCGCATCTTCCGCGGTGAGGGCTATGGCGCCAAGGGTGAGTGTTCTGGCGAGGTGGTCTTCAATACATCGCTGACCGGCTACCAGGAAATCTTCACCGATCCATCCTATGCCGGGCAGATTGTTGTTCTGACCAACCCTCAAATCGGTAACTACGGCACCAATTCCGCAGACAACGAAGCGGCTCGACCCTTTATTGAAGGACTCGTCACGCGCGAGTTCTCTCCTATCAGCTCCAACTGGCGCTCGGAGCTGGTCGCCGACGAATATCTTGAGCGCTCTAAGATTCCCATTATCAGCGAGATCGATACTCGTGCCCTGGTGCGGCATCTGCGTACCTATGGTGTCATGCGCGGGGTGATTGCCACCTTTGAGGACGGCGCCACGGTTGACAGCGACGCACTGGTCGCCAAGGCTCGGGCCATTCGCAAGATGGATGGGACCGATCTGGCTAAAGTGGTGACGACAAAGGCCAGTTATGACTGGACCCCGACGGATCCTCGCAACCATGATTCCAGCCAGGACGCCAACCGCGGCTCCGTTGTATCCGCGGCAAAGGACGAACGGCCGGAACTGCACGTTGTCGCCTACGATTTCGGCATCAAGTACAACATCCTGCGCATGCTGACACGTGAGGGCTGTCGCGTGACGGTGGTTCCCGCGCAGACTTCTCCCGAGGATGTGCTGGCGCTGAATCCGGATGGCATCTTCCTGTCCAACGGGCCGGGAGATCCTGAGCCGGTGACCTACGCGCAAGAGAGCATCCGCAGGCTGGCAGGGAAGAAGCCCATCTTCGGAATCTGCCTGGGGCATCAACTGATCGGGCTAGCGCTGGGCGGCAAGACGTACAAGCTGAAGTTTGGACACCACGGCGGAAATCATCCAGTGCAGCACGTTCCGAGTGGCAAGGTGGAGATCACAGCGCACAACCACAACTTCGCGGTAGATCCTGACTCCATCAACCAGAGCGAAGTGGAATTGACGCATGTAGACCTCAACGACAATACGCTGGAAGGTTTGCGGCACAAGTCGCTGCCGCTGTTCAGCGTGCAGTACCACCCGGAAGCAAGCCCTGGGCCGCACGATTCCAATTACCTGTTTCATGACTTCCGCAAGATGATGGAGGAGTGGAAGAAGTGA
- the lepB gene encoding signal peptidase I, which translates to MMEDSSFDSTPQAPNPDSSIEEAAVSSEPGTPRNLRIWLRDLLVSIAASVLIITFLYQPVKVEGTSMLPRLEDQDRLFINKFVYHFEKIERGDVVVFYYPRDPEKSYIKRVIALPGDELRIDRGSVFVNGKAISEPYVPRRYFDGRSVDRMVIPANEYFVMGDHRSISSDSRDFGPVERNLIYGKAAFVYWPTGKMGVVR; encoded by the coding sequence ATGATGGAAGACAGTAGCTTCGACTCCACACCCCAAGCCCCAAACCCAGACTCATCCATCGAAGAAGCCGCTGTTTCTTCCGAGCCCGGGACGCCGCGCAACCTGCGGATATGGTTGCGCGACCTGCTGGTGTCGATCGCTGCCTCCGTGCTCATCATCACCTTCCTCTATCAGCCGGTAAAGGTAGAGGGAACCAGCATGCTGCCCCGCCTCGAAGATCAGGATCGGCTGTTCATCAACAAGTTCGTATATCACTTCGAGAAGATAGAGCGTGGCGACGTGGTGGTGTTCTACTACCCTCGCGATCCGGAGAAGAGTTACATCAAGCGCGTCATTGCGCTGCCCGGCGACGAGCTGCGTATCGACCGGGGCAGCGTTTTTGTCAACGGCAAGGCGATTTCGGAGCCCTATGTGCCGCGCCGCTACTTTGACGGGCGCTCGGTGGACCGAATGGTGATCCCCGCCAACGAGTACTTTGTGATGGGCGACCACCGCTCCATCTCCAGCGACAGCCGCGACTTCGGTCCCGTGGAGCGAAACCTGATCTATGGCAAGGCGGCGTTTGTCTACTGGCCGACGGGGAAGATGGGCGTGGTGCGCTAG
- a CDS encoding serine hydrolase domain-containing protein — protein MASMSQHPANLPDSAAEQSSRFSAAYSVLQSAIAEHAFPGAAFGVLWHGQVVAMDGVGRFTYEEESPLVAPGTVFDVASLTKVIATTSAAMILHDRGVLDLDMPLGDVLPGFVIGKQPGSPKQHVTIRMLLAHSSGLPAYKKLFETATTPYELLRACLQMPLEAAPMERAVYSDIGFLLLGKALEVLAGEPLHSFCGREVFTPLGLQSTRFCPPQEWRSSIPPTEYDTTFRHRILQGEVNDENCSILGGCSGHAGLFSSVPDLLSYAKVILEPKAEPSVFHPQTVSLFATRRVFPAGTSRALGWDTPAEPRSSGRYFGPHSIGHLGFTGTSIWIDLERELAVVLLTNRTWPDRSNQSIKQVRPAFHDAIVNGLAGS, from the coding sequence ATGGCGTCAATGTCCCAGCATCCTGCAAATCTTCCAGACTCCGCCGCAGAGCAGAGCAGCCGCTTCTCCGCAGCCTACTCCGTGCTGCAGTCTGCAATTGCCGAGCACGCCTTCCCTGGCGCTGCCTTCGGGGTTCTATGGCACGGCCAGGTAGTGGCGATGGACGGCGTGGGGCGGTTTACCTATGAAGAAGAGAGTCCGCTGGTCGCCCCCGGCACGGTCTTTGACGTAGCCAGCCTTACCAAGGTTATTGCCACCACCTCCGCCGCGATGATTCTTCACGACCGGGGCGTGCTCGATCTCGACATGCCACTGGGCGATGTGCTTCCAGGATTCGTAATCGGGAAGCAGCCCGGCAGCCCGAAGCAGCACGTCACGATCCGCATGCTGTTGGCGCATTCGTCCGGCTTACCCGCCTACAAAAAATTGTTTGAAACGGCTACGACCCCCTATGAACTCCTGCGCGCCTGCCTGCAGATGCCGCTCGAAGCCGCTCCGATGGAGCGCGCTGTCTATTCGGACATAGGCTTCCTGCTGCTTGGCAAGGCGCTGGAGGTTCTCGCCGGCGAACCGCTGCACAGCTTCTGCGGACGGGAGGTCTTTACGCCGCTCGGCCTTCAGAGCACGCGCTTCTGCCCACCCCAGGAGTGGCGCTCCTCGATTCCCCCAACTGAGTACGACACTACCTTCCGGCATCGCATCCTCCAGGGAGAGGTCAACGACGAGAACTGCTCTATACTGGGCGGCTGCTCCGGCCATGCAGGTCTCTTCTCGTCTGTACCCGATCTGCTCAGCTATGCAAAAGTAATCCTCGAACCGAAGGCCGAACCATCCGTCTTCCACCCGCAGACCGTCTCCCTCTTCGCAACCCGGCGTGTGTTTCCAGCGGGGACATCCAGGGCTCTGGGCTGGGATACTCCCGCGGAGCCTCGCTCCTCCGGCAGATACTTCGGGCCGCACTCCATCGGGCACCTGGGCTTCACCGGCACCTCCATCTGGATCGACCTGGAGCGCGAACTTGCCGTGGTCCTGCTGACGAACCGCACTTGGCCCGACCGTTCCAACCAGTCCATCAAGCAGGTTCGCCCTGCGTTTCACGACGCTATCGTGAACGGGTTGGCGGGATCCTAA
- the murQ gene encoding N-acetylmuramic acid 6-phosphate etherase: protein MASIMTSHTDSSSEGKPQDPLSNLQGLTTESSNEASQGFDTKSALEIARIINHEDSKIAGAVKKALPEIALVIDSVARSLRDGGRLIYIGAGSSGRIAALDASECPPSYSTAPQQIQYIMAGGPKALASAVEVNEDSEELGQRDIARRRPTRKDIVVGLSASGRTPYVVAAVAYARARGAVTAAVTCNHNTPLSAVADISVVAEVGPEVVSGSTRMKASTAQKMILNMITTGAMTRLGYVYENLMVNVHMQNSKLVERGINILMRACNIDRETAVNTIKSAGRSVPVALVMLKANVDKPEAVRRLARSDGNVRLAIEDTTLEL from the coding sequence ATGGCTAGCATCATGACCTCACACACGGATTCCAGCAGTGAAGGAAAACCACAGGATCCGTTAAGCAATCTTCAGGGGCTCACGACAGAGAGCTCCAACGAGGCCTCCCAGGGATTTGACACAAAATCGGCCCTCGAGATTGCCCGCATCATCAATCATGAAGACTCAAAGATCGCCGGCGCTGTGAAGAAAGCCCTGCCGGAGATCGCCTTGGTGATTGATTCGGTCGCGCGAAGCCTGCGCGACGGCGGACGACTGATCTACATTGGCGCCGGATCCAGCGGACGTATCGCCGCCCTTGACGCATCCGAGTGCCCGCCCAGCTACTCGACGGCTCCTCAGCAGATACAGTACATCATGGCTGGCGGCCCAAAAGCTCTCGCATCCGCCGTCGAAGTCAACGAAGATTCTGAGGAGTTGGGCCAGCGCGATATTGCCAGAAGGCGCCCCACCCGTAAGGACATCGTGGTGGGACTTTCCGCCAGTGGCCGTACTCCCTACGTGGTCGCCGCGGTGGCCTATGCCCGCGCTCGCGGCGCTGTGACAGCCGCCGTCACCTGCAACCACAACACACCACTCTCCGCTGTTGCCGACATCAGCGTAGTCGCAGAGGTCGGGCCCGAAGTGGTCTCCGGCTCCACGCGTATGAAGGCCTCCACCGCGCAAAAGATGATCCTGAACATGATCACGACCGGGGCCATGACGCGGCTTGGCTATGTGTACGAAAACCTGATGGTGAACGTGCACATGCAGAACTCCAAGCTTGTGGAGCGCGGCATCAATATCCTGATGCGCGCCTGCAATATCGATCGCGAGACGGCGGTAAATACCATTAAGTCGGCAGGACGCAGCGTTCCCGTCGCCCTGGTAATGTTGAAGGCCAACGTGGATAAGCCCGAAGCAGTCCGCCGCCTGGCCCGGTCTGACGGCAACGTCCGCCTCGCCATCGAAGACACAACCCTCGAACTGTAG
- the murA gene encoding UDP-N-acetylglucosamine 1-carboxyvinyltransferase, with the protein MDKFVIRGGNPLLGTIRVSGAKNSALPCMAAAILTEDEVVLENIPQVRDIETERKLLVSMGAEVELGYGRAQHRTTISCRLLSDPVAKYEIVKTMRASSLVLGPLIARTGMARVAMPGGCAIGGRPIDLHIKALEQMGATIVQQHGYLEARAERLKGAHLLFDKITVTGTEDLLMAAVLAEGETLMENCAREPEVTDLAALLVAMGARIEGAGTSTIRVQGVEKLHGARHRINPDRIEAGTFLVAGVITGGDLCVANCNPAHLSAVIHKLEECGARIDILSEDSIRVRSEGNLKGTDVSTEEYPGFPTDMQAQYMALLTQAEGSSVVKENIFENRFMHVQELIRMGANIKLDGRTATVRGKTPLSAAAVMCSDLRASASLVLAALVADGESILDRVYHMDRGYERIEEKLRSVGAQIRRMGNVFNTRRETVGTGS; encoded by the coding sequence ATGGACAAGTTCGTAATTCGCGGCGGCAACCCGCTGCTGGGAACGATCCGCGTAAGCGGCGCCAAGAACTCTGCCCTCCCCTGCATGGCCGCCGCCATCCTCACCGAGGATGAAGTCGTTCTGGAAAACATACCGCAGGTGAGGGACATTGAGACGGAGCGCAAGCTCCTGGTCTCCATGGGTGCCGAGGTCGAGTTAGGCTACGGTCGCGCCCAGCATCGCACCACGATCAGCTGCCGCCTGCTCTCGGACCCCGTCGCCAAATATGAGATCGTCAAGACCATGCGGGCATCCTCGTTGGTGCTGGGCCCGCTCATCGCACGCACCGGAATGGCACGGGTCGCGATGCCCGGCGGATGCGCCATCGGAGGGCGTCCCATCGATCTGCACATCAAGGCCCTGGAACAGATGGGCGCAACCATCGTGCAGCAGCACGGCTATCTTGAGGCACGCGCGGAACGCCTGAAAGGCGCGCACCTGCTCTTCGATAAGATTACCGTTACCGGCACCGAGGATCTGCTGATGGCTGCGGTACTGGCCGAAGGGGAAACCCTGATGGAGAACTGTGCGCGCGAGCCTGAGGTTACCGACCTGGCCGCGCTGCTGGTAGCCATGGGTGCGCGGATTGAGGGCGCAGGCACCTCCACCATTCGCGTCCAGGGCGTAGAGAAGCTCCACGGAGCTCGCCATCGCATTAATCCGGATCGCATCGAAGCGGGCACCTTCCTGGTTGCCGGCGTCATTACTGGCGGAGATCTCTGCGTGGCAAACTGCAATCCAGCCCACCTATCGGCTGTCATCCACAAGCTGGAGGAGTGCGGAGCACGGATCGACATTCTCAGCGAAGATTCAATCCGCGTTCGCAGCGAAGGCAATTTGAAGGGCACCGATGTTTCAACCGAGGAGTATCCCGGCTTCCCCACCGACATGCAGGCGCAATACATGGCGCTGCTGACGCAGGCCGAAGGCTCCTCCGTCGTTAAGGAAAACATCTTCGAGAACCGCTTCATGCATGTTCAGGAGCTGATTCGCATGGGCGCGAATATCAAGCTCGATGGGCGCACGGCCACAGTCCGCGGCAAGACTCCGCTCTCCGCCGCAGCGGTGATGTGTTCCGATCTGCGCGCCTCGGCTTCTCTTGTGCTGGCGGCCCTGGTGGCCGACGGAGAGTCGATCCTCGATCGCGTGTACCACATGGATCGCGGCTACGAGCGCATCGAAGAGAAGTTGCGCAGCGTTGGAGCCCAGATCCGCCGCATGGGGAACGTCTTCAATACCCGCCGGGAAACCGTTGGAACCGGAAGTTAG
- a CDS encoding DinB family protein has product MPEDRILREQLVELLHGGSAHADAGTVLEDFPADKWSFKPNGAPWSSWQLLEHIRIALDDLLDFCRNPEYVAPKWPEEYWPKEESPANAEAWDKSVAAVLGGLQSLEHLIKDEKSNLFARIPWGDGQTLLREVLLAADHTSYHLGQIVLLRKQMNAWSG; this is encoded by the coding sequence ATGCCTGAAGATCGCATCCTGCGCGAACAACTGGTCGAACTGCTTCACGGCGGAAGTGCACACGCCGATGCGGGTACTGTTCTGGAAGATTTCCCTGCCGACAAGTGGTCCTTCAAACCCAATGGAGCCCCCTGGAGCTCCTGGCAATTGCTGGAACACATCCGTATTGCGCTGGATGATCTGCTGGATTTTTGCAGGAATCCCGAATATGTGGCTCCTAAGTGGCCGGAAGAATATTGGCCCAAAGAGGAATCTCCTGCCAACGCAGAAGCATGGGATAAATCCGTTGCTGCCGTCCTTGGGGGGCTCCAGTCCTTGGAACATCTCATCAAAGATGAAAAATCGAATCTGTTCGCCAGGATTCCGTGGGGAGACGGCCAGACGCTACTGCGCGAGGTACTGCTCGCCGCCGATCACACGAGCTATCACCTGGGACAAATCGTACTGCTGCGCAAGCAGATGAATGCCTGGTCCGGTTAG